The proteins below come from a single Candidatus Methylacidiphilales bacterium genomic window:
- the mutL gene encoding DNA mismatch repair endonuclease MutL, with translation MAERRIHLLSEVTANQIAAGEVVERPASALKELIENSLDAGANQIDVRIRGGGKSSIEVIDNGCGMGKEDALLCLERHATSKIRTAEDLYAIGSYGFRGEALPSIASVSRFILQTRVSEEPIGHEVFVEGGRIRSVKEVGMPVGTRVEVRHLFFNTPARQKFLRSRETESAHIERVLLYFGLAHPEVGFSIQHDEGNVKRWLAGQTLEQRLRTIFGETWLQQVISVSKKNEVFELTGYIGRPGVSRPDRHEEILFVNRRVVENRAFHFGIMEGYQNALMKGQYPVAILNLTTHPSQYDVNIHPAKKEIRFRDELAVRRFVVEAIRDALSQFVSQTKGGSGVIEVGLAHDKSADFAIKGNQLGAANPTGAAHREHSVPLKLAVPIECFESKKEKTEGNILASEGWSQSPVIQHCGTSKEIEGMRILGVVARLYIVAENSRGLVLIDQHAAHERVLFEKLMSEYEKKAVNVQSLLFPITLQVTPLEQEFIRVQREGLHAVGLMIHEFGSGVFMVDGLPAVICAPATEAWVREVLHDLQNEGGETRRQRKLSEEVIVRVACRRAVKANDLLNEEACEKLLRDLLACNLPYCCPHGRPTMIQISLNELERKFGRAV, from the coding sequence ATGGCTGAGCGACGGATTCATTTGTTGAGTGAAGTTACCGCAAATCAAATAGCTGCTGGTGAAGTTGTAGAGCGGCCAGCTTCTGCACTGAAAGAGCTTATTGAAAATTCTCTAGACGCTGGGGCGAACCAAATTGATGTGCGGATTCGCGGAGGTGGGAAAAGTTCAATCGAAGTGATCGATAATGGTTGCGGGATGGGGAAAGAAGATGCGTTGCTGTGCTTGGAGCGGCATGCTACCAGTAAAATTCGGACTGCTGAGGATTTATATGCGATCGGGAGTTACGGCTTTCGGGGTGAAGCCTTACCGAGCATTGCATCGGTCAGTCGTTTCATTCTGCAAACGCGTGTGTCTGAGGAGCCGATCGGGCACGAAGTGTTCGTCGAAGGGGGAAGAATAAGAAGCGTCAAAGAGGTGGGGATGCCTGTTGGCACTAGGGTAGAGGTGCGTCATCTATTTTTTAATACACCGGCAAGGCAGAAGTTTCTGCGCTCACGTGAAACGGAGTCGGCTCACATTGAACGTGTCTTATTATACTTTGGCTTGGCGCATCCAGAGGTTGGCTTTTCGATTCAGCATGATGAGGGAAATGTAAAACGGTGGCTAGCGGGGCAGACGCTTGAGCAAAGATTGCGCACGATTTTTGGGGAGACATGGTTGCAGCAAGTTATTTCTGTAAGCAAAAAAAACGAGGTTTTTGAGTTGACTGGATATATAGGAAGGCCGGGTGTGAGTCGTCCTGATCGGCACGAGGAAATTCTCTTTGTAAATCGCAGGGTGGTAGAAAATCGCGCATTTCATTTTGGGATCATGGAAGGCTACCAGAATGCGCTGATGAAGGGGCAATATCCGGTTGCGATTTTGAATTTAACGACTCATCCGAGCCAATACGATGTAAATATCCATCCAGCTAAAAAAGAGATCCGCTTTCGTGATGAATTGGCGGTGAGGCGGTTTGTCGTAGAGGCAATACGTGATGCTTTATCGCAATTTGTTTCTCAAACGAAAGGTGGCAGCGGCGTAATCGAAGTAGGGCTTGCTCATGATAAAAGCGCTGATTTCGCTATCAAAGGGAATCAACTTGGTGCTGCTAATCCAACTGGAGCTGCTCATCGGGAGCATTCAGTTCCTCTAAAGCTTGCTGTGCCGATTGAATGTTTTGAGAGCAAAAAAGAGAAAACTGAAGGGAATATCTTAGCTTCGGAGGGATGGAGTCAGAGTCCTGTAATCCAGCACTGTGGCACTTCGAAAGAAATCGAGGGGATGAGGATTCTAGGAGTGGTCGCCCGTTTGTATATTGTGGCTGAGAACAGTAGGGGTCTTGTCTTGATCGATCAGCACGCAGCTCACGAGCGGGTCTTATTCGAAAAGTTGATGAGTGAATACGAAAAAAAAGCTGTGAATGTCCAGAGTTTGCTTTTTCCGATTACGTTACAGGTGACGCCGCTTGAGCAGGAGTTCATCCGTGTGCAACGAGAAGGGCTGCATGCTGTAGGATTGATGATTCACGAATTTGGCTCTGGGGTCTTCATGGTAGATGGGCTTCCAGCCGTTATTTGTGCACCGGCGACAGAGGCCTGGGTGAGGGAAGTCCTACATGATTTGCAAAATGAAGGGGGGGAGACACGTCGTCAACGTAAGTTGAGTGAAGAGGTGATCGTGCGTGTAGCCTGTCGTCGAGCGGTGAAAGCGAATGACCTTTTGAATGAAGAGGCGTGTGAAAAGCTTCTTCGGGATTTGCTAGCCTGTAATTTGCCGTATTGTTGTCCGCATGGGCGACCGACGATGATTCAAATAAGCCTGAATGAGCTTGAGAGGAAGTTTGGTCGTGCGGTATAA
- a CDS encoding (Fe-S)-binding protein, whose product MIKATVFIPCFVDLFYPEVGVRTVQILERLGHQVDFREEAVCCGQPPFNSGLHEEARKIATRTLRALERSSVIIVPSASCAAMLKIFMPRLFEGYPEYDLAVEIRDNVYEISDYLVNHLGVVDLGARLKGRAVFHDGCHGLRELGLKRPPRELLRKVKELELVEASDAEMCCGFGGTFAVRFPELSTCMAEAKCATARDLEVDFIISCDSSCLMHLQSSLRYHRSSITTLHLVEVLASR is encoded by the coding sequence ATGATTAAGGCAACGGTATTCATTCCTTGCTTTGTTGACCTTTTTTATCCTGAGGTGGGAGTGCGAACGGTGCAAATTTTAGAACGTCTAGGTCATCAGGTTGATTTCAGAGAAGAGGCAGTTTGTTGCGGGCAGCCTCCTTTTAATTCAGGATTGCATGAGGAAGCGCGTAAAATAGCAACCAGAACTCTAAGGGCTCTTGAGCGATCATCGGTGATCATAGTGCCTTCAGCCTCATGTGCTGCTATGTTAAAAATATTCATGCCTCGTCTTTTTGAGGGGTATCCGGAATATGATTTAGCCGTGGAGATAAGGGATAATGTTTATGAAATTTCCGATTATCTTGTTAATCATCTAGGAGTTGTTGATTTAGGAGCCAGATTAAAAGGTCGAGCTGTATTTCATGACGGATGCCATGGACTGAGAGAGCTAGGATTGAAGAGACCGCCGCGTGAGTTGCTGCGCAAAGTTAAGGAGCTGGAATTAGTCGAAGCTTCCGACGCTGAGATGTGTTGTGGATTTGGAGGAACCTTTGCCGTAAGATTTCCCGAACTTTCAACCTGCATGGCAGAGGCTAAATGCGCCACTGCTCGTGACTTAGAAGTGGATTTTATTATCTCATGTGATTCGAGTTGTCTGATGCATTTGCAATCTTCACTGAGATATCATCGAAGCTCCATTACAACTTTACACCTTGTAGAGGTATTAGCTTCTAGATGA
- a CDS encoding LutB/LldF family L-lactate oxidation iron-sulfur protein translates to MKSIHRKFIKLSRRLIQDNNRRQRIRNALKGYEAKRGSTIERFQNWEAARQVAAQIKWEAINHLDEFLPQFVDNATKNGMKIHWADNSYQAQSIILDIAQKNQAKTVVKSKSMTTEEISLNSALKKKNYTVIETDLGELIVQLKNEPPYHLVFPSMHLSKEEIGEIFAMHFDVGLTHDPETLTQIAREQLRLKFLQADIGITGVNFAVAETGAICITENEGNARLVATCPRIHIAVMGIEKIIPRMQDLALFLPMLATSGSGQHLTAYNSLYFGPRKTHEQDGPEELHLIILDNQRTTLLARPHQRELLHCIRCGACLNICPVFQNAGGHAYAAPYQGPIGSVIMPYLRGIHSWKHLAKASTLCGACTEICPVKINLHHHLLDLREQAYRLKRNLLENSLFKLYTLYALNQSRFRPILRLFYYLQNLHKFIAGKPFDPFRRWCLRRELPRLRRHSFRSFWRRQRKNLPRLMLK, encoded by the coding sequence ATGAAATCCATTCACCGGAAATTTATAAAGTTGTCTCGAAGATTGATTCAGGACAACAACCGACGTCAACGCATCCGTAATGCCCTGAAAGGGTATGAGGCCAAGCGAGGCAGCACAATCGAGCGGTTCCAAAACTGGGAAGCTGCACGCCAGGTTGCTGCTCAAATCAAATGGGAAGCTATAAATCATCTGGATGAATTCCTCCCTCAGTTTGTCGATAATGCGACAAAAAATGGAATGAAAATTCATTGGGCAGACAATTCTTACCAGGCTCAATCTATCATTCTAGATATCGCTCAGAAAAACCAAGCTAAGACGGTTGTTAAATCCAAGAGCATGACGACGGAGGAGATCTCTCTCAATTCCGCACTTAAGAAGAAGAACTACACAGTGATTGAAACCGATCTAGGCGAATTGATTGTCCAACTTAAAAATGAACCTCCTTATCATCTGGTGTTTCCTTCAATGCACCTCTCCAAAGAGGAGATAGGCGAGATTTTTGCAATGCACTTCGATGTAGGACTTACCCATGATCCGGAAACTCTTACGCAAATTGCTAGAGAACAACTCAGGCTAAAATTTCTTCAGGCAGATATTGGCATCACAGGAGTAAATTTTGCTGTCGCAGAGACGGGGGCGATTTGCATAACTGAAAATGAAGGTAATGCACGCCTTGTTGCCACGTGTCCGCGTATCCATATTGCTGTTATGGGGATCGAAAAAATCATTCCCCGCATGCAGGATTTAGCTTTGTTTTTGCCGATGTTAGCGACATCAGGATCAGGGCAGCATCTTACTGCCTACAATTCTCTCTATTTCGGCCCTAGAAAGACGCATGAACAAGATGGCCCTGAGGAATTACATCTTATTATTTTGGATAATCAACGCACAACATTGTTAGCGCGCCCACATCAGCGTGAGCTGCTTCATTGCATACGCTGTGGAGCCTGCTTGAACATATGCCCCGTTTTTCAAAATGCTGGCGGGCATGCTTATGCAGCACCTTATCAGGGGCCGATAGGTTCCGTTATCATGCCTTATCTAAGAGGGATCCATTCATGGAAACATCTAGCTAAAGCAAGCACACTCTGTGGTGCTTGCACAGAGATATGTCCGGTGAAAATCAATCTTCATCACCACTTACTCGACCTGCGAGAGCAAGCCTATCGTCTTAAAAGAAATTTATTAGAGAACAGTTTATTTAAGCTTTACACCTTATATGCACTTAATCAAAGCCGCTTTCGCCCGATTTTGCGGTTATTCTATTATCTTCAAAATCTTCATAAATTTATCGCTGGGAAACCGTTCGATCCATTTCGTAGATGGTGCTTACGAAGAGAGCTTCCGCGTCTACGTCGGCATAGCTTTCGTAGCTTTTGGAGGCGTCAGCGGAAAAACTTACCGCGTCTTATGCTAAAATAA
- a CDS encoding lactate utilization protein yields the protein MSTNLATSSFDRFYKRIKEALRLAAPFPGTHQPTAVVTSRDLEGSIRNWLPPAPESTDAALKLLSKRLSEIKAELYRCEGLVSLVNGIKDLALQENWVRVALHKGPWMESCAEVFPEALWADEAYNLTDLEQCDVAITHCDAIIAQTGTVLISTAITSSRALSALPPTHIVLATEKQIVADLPAAFDLIAEKYGSAYPSAFTLITGPSRTADIERTLVLGAHGPRRLIIIIID from the coding sequence ATGTCCACAAATTTAGCGACCTCTTCTTTCGATCGGTTCTACAAGCGAATAAAAGAGGCACTTCGTCTTGCAGCGCCATTTCCTGGCACTCATCAGCCTACAGCGGTAGTCACCTCGCGTGATCTAGAAGGTTCTATTCGAAACTGGCTTCCACCGGCGCCCGAATCCACGGATGCAGCGCTCAAGCTATTGTCCAAACGCCTTTCTGAAATCAAAGCTGAGCTTTATCGCTGCGAAGGGCTAGTCTCGCTGGTCAACGGAATTAAAGATCTGGCTTTGCAAGAAAATTGGGTCCGCGTAGCCCTGCATAAAGGCCCTTGGATGGAATCCTGTGCGGAAGTATTTCCAGAAGCACTCTGGGCAGATGAGGCCTACAACCTTACGGACCTTGAACAATGCGACGTAGCCATCACACACTGCGATGCTATTATTGCCCAAACCGGCACAGTTTTAATCAGCACAGCCATTACCTCCTCACGCGCCCTCAGTGCACTTCCTCCTACGCATATTGTATTAGCTACAGAGAAACAAATTGTAGCGGACCTTCCCGCTGCATTCGACCTGATTGCCGAAAAATATGGTTCAGCCTATCCCTCCGCCTTCACTCTGATTACAGGACCAAGTCGGACTGCTGATATCGAACGGACGCTGGTCCTCGGAGCCCATGGTCCGAGGCGATTGATCATAATAATCATTGATTAG
- a CDS encoding HEAT repeat domain-containing protein, whose translation MKFHLTAPLLLVALVLYGCKSAEQKKREEINQRLFPKINQLIDEKNYTTAIETLRQAFAEDVLNPQIYPVLFRLLATIEKVDFIAGAIRDVSNFLIQKNKLPPDATPEYPPLIEAIEKNLNQLDPQQRIAIIRGLALYPAPWTFELIKAKIKDPVRDVRQAAVTALAANPTDAVLPILKEATKDEWWFVRAEAVSGLGRYRDESTPRSFKQKLEVIDHLFAMLHDVDSTVRYAAENGLLTLTTEKTKSHFDAVFRQGDEIKKRVAAICLASFQKPEVTAFLISTLPKVQDKDTQARIIRALGLSRDSQALPLLRSLLNQTDRDVRGEAIVALGLQADQQSLGRLQMIARDNNEPLEIRRAAQMAVGQITQALIQEQRQRQTSPSSSP comes from the coding sequence ATGAAATTTCATCTTACCGCGCCGCTTCTGCTTGTAGCCCTGGTCTTATATGGCTGTAAATCGGCAGAACAAAAGAAGCGCGAGGAAATTAACCAAAGATTATTCCCCAAAATCAATCAGCTCATAGATGAAAAGAACTATACAACTGCAATTGAAACCCTGAGACAAGCCTTTGCTGAGGACGTCCTCAACCCCCAGATTTATCCAGTTCTATTTCGACTCTTAGCCACAATAGAAAAAGTAGACTTTATCGCCGGAGCTATACGAGATGTCAGCAATTTTCTCATACAGAAAAATAAGCTGCCTCCTGATGCAACACCCGAGTATCCTCCACTCATAGAAGCAATCGAAAAGAACCTTAACCAACTCGACCCTCAACAACGAATTGCAATTATTCGTGGCTTGGCACTCTATCCTGCTCCTTGGACGTTCGAATTGATCAAAGCAAAGATTAAAGATCCTGTGCGAGACGTGCGACAAGCCGCTGTAACAGCCCTAGCTGCTAATCCAACTGATGCCGTGCTCCCAATTCTGAAAGAAGCTACAAAAGATGAATGGTGGTTCGTTCGTGCAGAGGCCGTTTCAGGCCTGGGGCGTTATCGTGATGAATCAACACCTCGGTCTTTCAAGCAAAAACTTGAAGTCATCGATCATCTTTTCGCAATGCTACACGATGTTGATAGCACCGTCCGTTATGCGGCAGAAAACGGACTCCTCACCCTCACAACAGAAAAGACAAAATCTCATTTCGATGCTGTATTTAGACAAGGGGATGAAATAAAAAAACGAGTCGCTGCCATATGTCTGGCTTCATTTCAAAAACCAGAAGTTACTGCCTTCCTAATCTCGACGCTTCCTAAAGTCCAAGACAAAGATACCCAAGCAAGGATTATACGAGCACTTGGACTATCTCGAGACTCGCAGGCATTGCCCCTCTTAAGAAGTCTGCTTAACCAAACCGATAGAGATGTTCGAGGCGAGGCAATTGTAGCTTTGGGATTGCAAGCAGATCAGCAATCGCTTGGACGACTTCAAATGATCGCTAGGGATAATAATGAACCTTTAGAAATTCGCCGAGCTGCCCAAATGGCAGTAGGCCAAATCACCCAAGCTCTGATACAAGAACAAAGGCAACGCCAGACGTCTCCCTCTTCCTCACCCTAA
- a CDS encoding class I tRNA ligase family protein: MTSDPSSQPLQDSVHHIPFKKVVFTGLIRDRHGRKMSKSLGNSPDPLSLIEQYGADGLRFGLIRIAPQGQDIRYDEKQIEEGRNFCNKLWNAARFRALQGPIAKDADPYQDLDALTPFSKWILSRLEKTRASVDQALDAFDFSAAAQTLYDFVWNDFCARYIEVAKAEFQSPHSASRHSTLQTCDYVLSRILRLLHPFSPFVTEELWRLLALGSGSIQFASWPEVDRQAPIHDDHALVQAVFSTVDAARVLRAELNIPSSQKVPYRLLSYKNISNETLSILSTLIHASSLALTENALAQTPVTLTPLGELYLLTDGLIDVPKEIQRLTKEIEKVQNDIALTQQKLSDPLILSKAPPDKVDAWRETANELRSKLNRLQQILHALSSHT; this comes from the coding sequence ATGACATCCGACCCCTCAAGTCAGCCCCTTCAAGATTCCGTTCACCATATACCTTTCAAAAAAGTGGTCTTTACTGGCCTAATACGCGACCGCCATGGCCGTAAAATGTCAAAATCACTGGGCAATTCACCAGATCCGCTTTCGCTTATTGAGCAATACGGAGCAGATGGCCTACGATTCGGTCTCATTCGAATCGCCCCACAAGGACAGGATATTCGATACGACGAGAAGCAAATCGAAGAAGGCCGGAACTTCTGCAATAAACTCTGGAATGCAGCCCGATTTCGTGCTCTCCAAGGCCCGATCGCTAAGGATGCCGATCCATATCAAGACTTAGACGCACTCACACCGTTTTCTAAATGGATATTGTCTCGACTTGAAAAGACGCGTGCTTCCGTAGATCAAGCTCTCGATGCTTTTGATTTCAGCGCTGCTGCGCAGACCCTCTATGATTTTGTCTGGAACGACTTTTGCGCACGCTATATCGAAGTCGCAAAAGCAGAGTTCCAATCCCCTCACTCAGCAAGCCGCCACTCCACCCTTCAGACGTGCGATTATGTATTATCTCGGATTCTTCGTTTGTTGCATCCGTTTTCTCCTTTTGTTACTGAAGAGCTTTGGCGACTGCTGGCACTCGGATCAGGAAGCATACAGTTTGCCTCATGGCCGGAAGTTGACCGTCAAGCCCCTATTCACGATGATCATGCACTTGTCCAGGCTGTGTTTTCTACCGTAGACGCTGCTCGCGTGTTAAGAGCTGAACTCAATATCCCTTCATCACAGAAAGTGCCTTACCGCTTATTATCTTATAAAAATATATCAAACGAGACTCTCTCAATCCTCTCGACTTTAATTCATGCTTCTTCATTAGCGCTTACTGAAAATGCGTTGGCCCAAACTCCCGTCACACTTACTCCGCTTGGTGAACTCTATTTACTCACTGACGGATTAATAGACGTGCCCAAAGAAATACAAAGGCTGACCAAAGAAATCGAAAAAGTCCAAAACGACATTGCGCTAACTCAGCAGAAACTCTCTGACCCACTAATTCTGTCTAAAGCTCCTCCCGATAAAGTTGATGCATGGCGAGAGACGGCGAATGAACTAAGAAGCAAACTAAACCGCCTCCAGCAAATTCTTCACGCACTGTCCTCTCACACCTGA
- a CDS encoding DUF2062 domain-containing protein, translating into MISSEPQQSLPAHKSSSHIRRRAHLVRWLHKKGLSRRKLRRHWLFKMIGSRIFHSDLWRLRSDNIARGWLIGCMSGSTPFLGLQIIMAVPFNILFRAHLPTTILIILTTNPVTAPIYYTFAFLVGCKILDIPAKEFRDIETLIREGWQPLLVGCLSIGLVVGVLGYVIIRYFGHHLAQKMQRLLHHHS; encoded by the coding sequence ATGATTTCCTCAGAACCTCAACAATCTCTCCCAGCTCACAAAAGCTCTTCACATATTCGCCGTCGCGCTCATCTTGTTCGCTGGCTTCACAAAAAAGGGCTTTCACGCCGCAAACTTCGCCGTCACTGGCTTTTTAAGATGATCGGTTCGAGAATTTTTCACTCCGATCTTTGGCGATTGCGATCGGATAATATCGCTCGAGGCTGGCTAATCGGCTGTATGAGCGGTTCCACACCATTTCTCGGACTCCAAATCATTATGGCAGTGCCTTTTAATATCTTATTTCGAGCCCACTTGCCCACGACTATCCTAATTATCCTTACCACTAATCCAGTAACAGCGCCAATATATTACACCTTTGCTTTTTTGGTCGGCTGCAAAATTCTTGATATTCCAGCTAAAGAATTCAGAGATATTGAGACACTCATTCGAGAAGGTTGGCAACCGCTACTCGTCGGCTGTCTATCCATTGGGCTTGTGGTAGGTGTTCTCGGATATGTAATCATTCGATATTTCGGACATCACTTGGCTCAGAAAATGCAACGTCTCCTTCACCACCACAGCTAG